The Campylobacter curvus genome includes the window CAAAAAGCCAAGAAGGTCGCCAAGATCGCAAAGATGCCGGTCAGATACGCCCTAAAATACGGTTATGATGAAAAATTCATGTTCTCGCATCAAAAAATGGTGCTAGGCGTCGGAGACGAGGAGGTTGCGAGGCTTGTTGCAAGATACGAGACGTTTAAGGAAATTTACCCGTATCTTGAGCTTTATACGAGGGAGGATTTAAAAAGTATCGAGCCAAACGTAGTTTTTGATGAAAATGGCGGCGAGAGGCCGGAAAATATCATAGCTATGGGCGCTAGAAACGGACAATACACGACGATGGACTTTGGCGCGATAGCTGACTCTCTTGCGAAAAATGCCCTAAATTTAGCCCCGGGGTATGAGCTAGCCCTAAACTACGAAGTGCTTGACATAAAAAAGGCGGGCGATGTCTTTTATCTAAAAACGAGCGATGCGCGCGATATCAGCGCTGATTACGTAGTGGTAGATGCCGGAGCGCATTCGTTATATTTCGCGCATAAAATGGGCTACGGGCTAAATTTCAGCACTCTTCCCGTAGCTGGCAGCTTTTACTTTGCAAAAAAGCGCTTTTTAAACGGCAAAGTTTATATGATGCAAAACGATAAACTCCCGTTTGCCGCGCTGCACGGCGATCCTGACATACTAGCAGACGGCAACACTCGCTTTGGCCCTACGGCGCTGGTGATACCAAAGCTGGAGAGATATCACGGAAATTCCAGTGTCCTTGACTTTTTAGCCTGTTTGAAATTTGACAAAAATATCTTTGAGGTGTTTAAAAATTTACTCAAAGACGATGATATCCGCTCGTATATCCTGAGAAATTTCTTATTTGAAGTGCCGTTTATAAATAAAATAGAATTTGCAAAAGATGCCCGTAAGATCGTGCCTAGCTTGAGAGATGATGACCTAGTATATGCTAAAAATTTTGGCGGCGTGAGACCTCAGGTGATAGATAGGGCAAACAAAAAGCTAGAGCTTGGCGAGGGGCGCATAGATACGAATGAGGGCGTAGTATTTAACATGACGCCAAGCCCAGGGGCGACTAGCTGTTTTGAGACGGCGCGGGCGGATCTTGAGAAAATTTGCGAATTCTTAGGCAAGAATTTTAATAAAGATAAATTTAACGACGAATTTTTTGATTAGATTTTAAGGTGTCAAAGGCACCTTAAAATCATCTAAGCTTAAACGATATAGGGATACTTACGTAGTAGCTGTTGTTTAGAGTCGGGAAGTCTTGGCTCGCACGCTCTACGTTTTCGATCGCTCCGTCATCAAGGCTCGAGTAGCCTGAGCTTTTTATGACTTTGATGTCCTCGACAGAGCCATTTTGTTTTAGTAAAAATCTAACCTCCACAACACCTTGATGACGCATCTTTTGAGCGTTTTTAGGGTATTTTTGATGCTTTTTGATGGCATTTACTATCTTGGCAAAATTCTCATCTCCTGCGGAATTTGCCAAATTTAGCTCACCTATCTTGGAAACGGGAGCTGCCGCTCTATTTGCGCCGTTTGGCGGTAGGTTGTGCATAGATGA containing:
- a CDS encoding FAD-dependent oxidoreductase codes for the protein MSQNHFDVVIVGAGISGTALFYELAAFSDVSRVALLEKYDSVAGLNSNGRCNSQTIHCGDIETNYTPQKAKKVAKIAKMPVRYALKYGYDEKFMFSHQKMVLGVGDEEVARLVARYETFKEIYPYLELYTREDLKSIEPNVVFDENGGERPENIIAMGARNGQYTTMDFGAIADSLAKNALNLAPGYELALNYEVLDIKKAGDVFYLKTSDARDISADYVVVDAGAHSLYFAHKMGYGLNFSTLPVAGSFYFAKKRFLNGKVYMMQNDKLPFAALHGDPDILADGNTRFGPTALVIPKLERYHGNSSVLDFLACLKFDKNIFEVFKNLLKDDDIRSYILRNFLFEVPFINKIEFAKDARKIVPSLRDDDLVYAKNFGGVRPQVIDRANKKLELGEGRIDTNEGVVFNMTPSPGATSCFETARADLEKICEFLGKNFNKDKFNDEFFD